A window from Toxoplasma gondii ME49 chromosome IX, whole genome shotgun sequence encodes these proteins:
- a CDS encoding hypothetical protein (encoded by transcript TGME49_290605) → MTCVIELFPFACRANAVAFIPANQARLPAAGLVNPEETDQVSTDLLSEFASLTLAKPRWVTSPRERSNCRSGNCAATADKPPGDGLSGRKRPHVYLKEMPCTGGHTFGLYIFPYKFATTDDGANTFKGQEQQGTSAMTEDATRQATPRADPAPDQSSTDHEVAGDSGTYFVFQLPTRISSFRITSFSELGKYGCCPGFYLKLSLTLASRLCPLTMISEQNEVKLLRYLKPFRLQCKRCKKTMASVATPDVLALPSTLWTEMSEAVACEECSPVPVTKAALLAKPNRICVGTDHIALSPVDIDAETVRINRDKIFCNSCGSTVGYPTRTSAFRKSRTEAENHLHCIHQHEVDHADSSGTSCLSGKSQGSAESCELAEACFLKHKVYVQQLRPKKAFSDVFWRHTEVCLIAGSIERLCKKAGIHKFLVERDKGEEDKAKDTGSCCSSEMSKIASLELTIVVREFFPLVIEEAQVTDRAASEALGYAPFQQFQRAMKVLFRAIVSPQARTDSTSHSLKLPSIPFEELLDELRRNARLYETSPVKISLSTEHTVSYLPLPPASPL, encoded by the exons ATGACGTGTGTCATTGAACTTTTCCCATTTGCTTGCCGGGCCAATGCAGTCGCGTTCATTCCTGCCAACCAGGCACGGCTGCCGGCTGCCGGTTTAGTGAACCCTGAAGAAACCGACCAAGTTTCGACAGATCTTCTTAGcgagtttgcatctctgaCTTTAGCGAAGCCAAGATGGGTGACTTCACCACGTGAGCGCTCCAACTGCCGCTCAGGAAACTGTGCGGCCACTGCAGACAAACCTCCAGGTGATGGCTTGTCGGGCCGCAAGCGACCGCATGTTTACCTGAAAGAAATGCCGTGCACAGGCGGGCATACTTTCGGACTCTATATATTCCCATACAAATTTGCCACTACTGACGATGGCGCAAATACCTTCAAAGGACAGGAGCAGCAGGGAACTTCAGCGATGACCGAAGATGCCACTAGGCAGGCAACTCCGCGAGCGGATCCGGCACCAGACCAGTCAAGCACTGACCACGAAGTGGCGGGTGACTCCGGGACATATTTCGTTTTTCAATTGCCCACCAGAATTTCTAGTTTCCGCATTACCTCCTTTTCTGAACTTGGGAAATATGGCTGTTGCCCAGGTTTCTACCTCAAGCTTTCTCTAACACTCGCCTCACGACTATGCCCGCTGACGATGATTTCGGAACAGAATGAAGTGAAGCTCCTCCGGTATCTCAAGCCGTTCCGGCTGCAATGCAA GCGGTGCAAGAAGACCATGGCAAGCGTCGCAACTCCTGATGTACTCGCACTGCCATCGACTCTGTGGACAGAGATGAGCGAGGCTGTG GCTTGTGAAGAATGTTCACCAGTGCCAGTCACAAAAGCGGCCCTTCTTGCAAAGCCGAACCG AATATGCGTTGGAACCGATCACATTGCTTTGTCGCCGGTTGATATTGATGCAGAGACTGTTCGGATCAACCGAG ATAAAATTTTTTGCAACTCTTGTGGCTCGACGGTTGGTTACCCCACAAGGACGTCCGCGTTCCGCAAAAGCAGAACTGAAGCTGAAAACCATCTGCACTGTATACACCAACATGAAGTGGATCATGCTGACTCGTCAGGCACATCTTGCCTCTCAGGCAAATCACAGGGATCGGCTGAAAGTTGTGAACTGGCAGAAGCTTGCTTCCTCAAACACAAGGTGTATGTGCAGCAGCTCCGCCCAAAAAAAGCTTTTTCAGATGTATTTTGGCGTCACACTGAAGTATGTCTGATCGCGGGAAGCATAGAACGTCTTTGTAAGAAAGCCGGTATCCACAAATTTCTTGTGGAGAGAGATAAGGGTGAGGAAGACAAAGCAAAAGATACAGGGTCGTGTTGCTCCAGCGAAATGTCCAAGATCGCCTCCCTGGAGTTGACCATCGTTGTCAGGGAGTTCTTCCCCCTCGTCATCGAGGAAGCTCAGGTTACCGACCGCGCTGCATCAGAGGCGCTGGGATACGCGCCTTTCCAACAGTTTCAGCGGGCCATGAAA GTGCTATTTCGGGCAATTGTGTCACCTCAAGCCAGGACTGACTCAACATCGCACAGTCTGAAGCTTCCAAGTATACCATTTGAAGAATTGCTCGATGAGCTGCGCCGTAACGCGAGACTATACGAAACCTCACCAGTGAAGATATCCTTGTCGACAGAACACACAGTTTCCTATCTTCCACTTCCTCCGGCCTCACCCCTGTGA
- a CDS encoding hypothetical protein (encoded by transcript TGME49_290610~Signal peptide predicted by SignalP 2.0 HMM (probability 1.000) with cleavage site probability 0.803 at residue 20): MKSVLIFPLSLWVVGALAHAAIPLNIGEPCSRGHRGILFRVTDPTDFAQGCQVTAVLKKDCLQLFRGNKETARIALDAIETPVHIVPYHKTCLSIKPASRDAEILCCDNENCRDAWWMALSEQILCLHKGAMRNEVSGEPTVEEEEREVLEQVVEKPSEGGVTIHVEKSPEGVEPVLTVHPSFKQSDVHPH, encoded by the exons ATGAAGTCGGTTTTGattttccctctctctctgtgggtTGTCGGCGCCCTTGCACACGCTGCCATTCCTTTGAATATCGGGGAACCTTGCTCGCGAGGTCATCGAGGAATCTTGTTCCGTGTCACTGACCCAACAGATTTTGCTCAAGGATGCCAAGTCACTGCAGTTTTGAAAAAAGACTGCCTTCAGCTTTTTAG AGGCAACAAGGAAACAGCACGGATCGCTCTCG ACGCCATCGAGACTCCGGTACACATTGTGCCATATCATAAGACTTGTCTGTCAATCAAACCCGCGTCAAGGGATGCCGAGATCCTGTG CTGTGACAACGagaactgcagagacgcaTGG TGGATGGCTCTGTCTGAACAAATCCTCTGCCTGCACAAAGGTGCCATGCGGAACGAAGTGTCCGGTGAACCAACCgttgaggaagaggagcgtGAA GTCCTAGAACAAGTCGTTGAGAAACCATCGGAGGGTGGTGTTACCATTCACGTTGAGAAG AGTCCCGAGGGCGTCGAACCGGTTTTAACCGTGCACCCCAGTTTCAAGCAGAGCGATGTTCACCCGCATTAA
- a CDS encoding hypothetical protein (encoded by transcript TGME49_290620), with protein MESSVAVEGAGGPSTYFKGSSAALSRLVSTETTASDFCRSQLPTSRPPTDPPVSPTAEATDAFSRVSTSSRPLITGRVSTMRAASLSRSTALSASLRPRPPYDERSSSFHSECQAGEEGGPGASRRMHRSLAGSAESRAEREGSSFRLDTEKPFSRDGNIPSYAPSMSDSLKGGASGLSSPLLQRSRSDRRTGLRGESRTCDSEAASAESRFFSSSRYDPERTDRARDADLFERGSQLDSIPLSNRRPGTDPVSSEHLRESRRTVTAAVSDFLEDSRRGVYKDDQMWGFEQASFAEDKPGLAASASVRQEKLDPYLSRSSQGSSQGSGEPVSRNLRVSGEKQSSSTRAMASRHETSVLTSNSDRREERVAYLSCADEEDLASRRESEGNVQVSRESRHAVPSSQRLEPIERIHRKGGAALRESLGSRFDPKDITGRFLDSSSSEVPASARTQALGTDLHSRPRGLGSEMSSSRVAFYDSGREAGGLSSQRADGRRTGEESREGEDGRTGRKEDAVETRWGSSLGLSGESSGNTSLRRKQAEGVNETRSQATEPNGEASLFSPFGSGRMQSSEVPRRGEKQRHFSSLEISSARQEREPMAHTSVLASRPSFLPPSFSLGASETSTDRVLGGSTRPPCLEEGKPLRSELLAAELGEGGTERSTSLLHSAASPSSVSRRPRLLTAVDSPPREREDHVVPRETKTRLGDESGETRHALNRPAGLHGSTGFGVEASADLRGESGGRSSDGSRIRSSSSSAVSHLSQVSLPPLPRGRAGDEALSREEESGGRSGRQKRDREATLLHASSIFRSTVPLRPSVRSFSQPAASAGSDVVSPRSRHARDFDSLSRVAKTPQTEVGGESFRLYGKNPSSAPSALGAKETFLNSRGDDTEETNGDKDAKRGATVPAVNGGELGALPRVPAAGAEGLRGLSSRMSREVSSAYQPPQPPSAEECGASLQVSLDREQLGGNSGRSTRSNSLVSRIETGLSMPRSASGTTHASLLASNAGNAKSDTLGKGPTECVCQASRYMTRQKVHYEQQMKRVEEEREQQRQRRRILAEQEAQVALLQSQVQRQREGVVEEEKQLREMRAQLTAEREAMETRWQQLEKQHQELAEKKEKWRKTAQHKRDELQAFSHRIRADKKELDEKKKEVARDTTSLKDKVESVEKEQDRLNRERVELEEVRFALDREKAELDARISATEDERHRLKKKEEELIRRETKAQSKEDELRREQLEVEKRTQAVSLKAEEEEQKELDRVSLWRQKNEELDRRARLVHEQETDLDARTHALRMQETERKREDEREKKKLQQMQETFLEDKKSFAREKGRVEAQLDEEKKRLVEEKKTLEEARGKWEEERRREHAEFERKKKVWEEERSARVAELAAKEEAVREKEKLLEEEENRRREEMKKLTQELRDEKEQIARQLDADREDMRARLGAEREKLHEERLRGEEELQKERERLETQMEHLKEKERELEGAQNRWKEEQATVESRLREAEEKVLRDREVLAQEREAFEEEVRREREQFHEEQEAVLAEFRAQRQMAERELAEQKEQQEEMLEEERQRLLQAEERQQETYAEQMNQLRNLEEQLHQQKLHHQQDVSRHLEREEALFERERRLREEDQSVQDEKQKLSKEKQAVGQQWRQLEETQSQQKQEEASLKKEREALEDKTRDLRDQVQRVAEVDEKLARLREAEDALEIERAALEAEKESFRREKELIDAQVGAWRRKLSQREQEVGRRERAASTRLRDIETQEKVHRVRMEEDGNVVNRGVKQTASGALTIRRGPSLASGRAPSVSRQPLARERGGDTVTREEAAKEREEKKPGTNARTRCLSTERRREQKGNVSAGGPKVSAGRRTVTPAEDHGRGRSATKRGQDAGGREGEEGETKSANGDGGRNRKRPGAAVRESSSGDQHTTGGKNGKEFGKRNGVDRVSGLLPALRGQKSVAAVSSTRASSVACDGDEHETETERSIQGTTKSPTQALLSSPDRSDLPPQKSAPFSLSGSPQVSLATKGLTEHTRGASDRAEEGEEEAERKDRNRGRLLHSSRTTAEAKPSSQLHRTPFLDEEESVSSVSAGRTRAGESVPEATERGRRKEQREQGDSERKTESGSSRGVVDGSGSARVWENRERRSRLESEERQEDRRRETGEDEVVFQNIFEPGNSSTFARETFPRISHLAASRQSCSSSGLSHPLPASSASRQSPEKAGRASSSTYSPYTFRYSSFLKQQASSLTEEGDREGEEAKRRNPSNEPEMSGSPCLSFAEKSSASEGRPFSSRCPELLPTSASPERQAEDDGKQATRVSPSFSSQSSLCVSPVSLNGLSLGTLDRSRVTRSQETLEEGENEVSATRDVGARNGGQAEKRSTVSLNRQGPSAPSSSSFCSSYSLPQAASRISASVLRREERSMLSVERNGEDETERRRHEEHREVSVVGGGSSSLSSQTRVNEIVYRREGTGAHAKRGRGDSECVLSGKRDGFSGRETLSRTPLTSPSGVVGQERSVLSRAGCKEQEKEGRTSQASPHQLQSPRSRQAWKDRLAAACAPRTSVPLEEAEDDTEVGSPFLNSLRSQRNTRKEGESSFFSSSVYRRREEDERRSKGTLIRKNGEAGSAGSFNARESVISHLSAFNSAEDNSDCGSGENSSLSGLGSSTRISTGRGKSSLSGR; from the exons ATGGAGTCTTCTGTTGCCGTGGAAGGCGCGGGAGGGCCGTCCACCTATTTCAAGGGTTCGAGTGCCGCGTTGTCTCGTCTGGTTTCGACTGAGACGACAGCCAGCGACTTCTGTCGCTCCCAGTTACCGACATCTCGCCCTCCAACGGATCCTCCCGTTTCTCCCACCGCTGAGGCGACGGACGCGTTCTCTCGGgtctcgacttcctccaGGCCCCTAATAACTGGAAGAGTCTCCACGATGCGAGCGGCCTCGCTGTCGCGGTCGACCGCCCTGAGTGCTTCTCTCAGGCCGCGTCCTCCGTACGACGAACggtcctcttctttccactcgGAGTGTCAAGCtggcgaagaagggggaCCTGGGGCCtcgaggcgcatgcacagatcCCTGGCGGGGAGCGCGGAGTCGCGAGCGGAGCGCGAAGGCTCGTCTTTTCGCctggacacagagaagcCTTTCTCACGAGATGGCAACATCCCGAGTTATGCGCCCTCGATGAGTGATTCTCTCAAAGGAGGTGCTTCCGGGTTGTCGTCCCCCCTCCTCCAGCGCTCCAGAAGTGACAGACGGACCGGCTtgcgaggcgagagcagaaCCTGCGATTCAGAGGCTGCCTCGGCGGAAAGCAGATTCTTCTCGAGTAGTCGGTACGACCCCGAGAGGACAGACAGAGCGCGAGACGCCGATCTGTTTGAACGAGGGTCTCAACTGGACTCGATCCCTTTGTCGAACCGCCGCCCAGGCACCGACCCAGTTTCTTCGGAGCACCTCCGCGAGAGCAGGCGCACGGTTACCGCCGCCGTTTCTGACTTTCTCGAGGACTCTCGCCGCGGTGTCTATAAGGACGACCAAATGTGGGGGTTTGAACAGGCGAGTTTCGCCGAAGATAAGCCGGGTCTCGCTGCCTCCGCATCTGTGAGGCAGGAAAAACTCGATCCGTATTTGAGCCGCTCGTCGCAAGGCTCCAGTCAGGGAAGTGGAGAGCCTGTATCCCGGAACCTCCGCGTgtcgggagagaagcaatCCTCCTCCACGAGGGCGATGGCGAGTCGCCATGAAACCTCTGTCTTGACGTCCAACTCCGATCGCAGGGAAGAACGCGTCGCGTACTTATCCtgcgcagacgaggaagacctCGCGTCTCGGCGAGAGTCGGAGGGAAACGTCCAGGTCTCCAGGGAGTCTCGACACGCTGTCCCTTCCTCACAGCGACTCGAGCCCATTGAACGGATCCACCGAAAGGGAGGGGCGGCTTTAAGAGAGTCCCTCGGGTCCCGTTTCGACCCCAAAGATATCACAGGGCGTTTTCTGGACTCTTCCTCCAGCGAGGTGCCTGCGTCTGCGCGGACACAGGCTTTGGGGACAGACCTGCATTCGCGTCCACGCGGGCTAGGCTCCGagatgtcttcttcgcgcgtcgccttctACGATagtggaagagaagctggaggCTTGTCCTCTCAGCGCGCAGATGGTCGAcggacaggagaagagagcagagaaggcgaggacggaagaacggggagaaaagaagacgccgTGGAAACGCGCTGGGGAAGCAGTCTTGgtctctctggagagtcCTCGGGAAACACAAGCCTTCGGAGGAAGCAAGCCGAAGGAGTGAATGAGACACGAAGCCAAGCGACTGAGCCAAACGGAGAGGCCTCTTTGTTCTCGCCCTTTGGCTccggacgcatgcagtccagcGAAGTTCCTCGccgcggagagaaacagagacacttCTCAAGTTTGGAGATCAGCTCCGCTCGTCAGGAACGCGAACCGATGGCTCATACCTCCGTGCTCGCTTCCCGTCCGTCCTTCCTGCCGCCCTCCTTTTCGTTGGGGGCCAGTGAGACGTCGACCGATAGAGTCCTGGGAGGCTCGACGCGACCCCCTTGCCTTGAAGAGGGGAAACCTCTCAGGTCGGAGCTCCTCGCTGCGGAGCTTGGCGAGGGAGGAACAGAGCGGAGCACGAGTCTCTTGCACTCcgctgcctcgccttcctcggtTTCGAGGAGACCCAGGCTCCTCACTGCCGTGGACTCCCCTcctcgagagcgagaagatcACGTCGTTcccagagagacaaagacgcgtCTCGGAGACGAGTCTGGAGAGACCAGACATGCTCTGAATAGGCCGGCAGGTTTGCATGGGTCAACAGGTTTTGGGGTCGAGGCCTCCGCGGAcctcagaggcgagagcggagGGAGGTCGAGCGACGGAAGCCGCATccgaagcagcagcagctctgcagtctcgcatctctctcaggtgtctctgccgcctttGCCGCGGGGCCGAGCGGGGGACGAGGCCCTTTcgcgggaggaagaaagtggaggaagaagcgggcgacagaagcgagaTCGAGAGGCGACACtcttgcatgcgtcctcAATTTTCAGGAGCACGGTCCCTCTCCGTCCCTCGGTGAGGTCTTTTTCGCAGCCAGCCGCGAGTGCAGGCTCGGatgtcgtctctcctcgctctcgccacGCAAGAGACTTTGACAGTCTCTCCAGAGTTGCTAAGACGCCACAGACAGAAGTTGGTGGGGAGTCCTTTCGGCTGTACGGGAAGAATCCCTCCAGCGCTCCTTCTGCACTCGGCGCCAAGGAGACGTTCCTAAACTCGCGCGGAgacgacacagaagagacgaacggagacaaagacgcaaAGCGAGGTGCCACGGTCCCTGCAGTGAACGGCGGGGAGTTGGGGGCGCTCCCTCGTGTTCCAGCTGCCGGGGCCGAGGGCCTACgcggtctctcctctcggaTGTCTAGAGAGGTCTCTTCTGCCTATcagccgccgcagccgccttcAGCCGAAGAATgcggcgcttctctccaggtTTCGCTAGACCGCGAACAGTTGGGCGGCAACAGTGGGAGAAGCACTCGCAGCAACTCGCTGGTGTCGAGAATCGAAACTGGTTTATCCATGCCTCGCTCTGCCTCAGGgacaacgcatgcgtcgcttcTGGCGTCCAACGCTGGAAATGCGAAATCCGACACACTTGGAAAAGGACCCACTGAATGCGTCTGTCAG GCGAGCCGGTACATGACTCGTCAGAAGGTGCATTACGAGCAGCAGATGAAGCGCGTGGAGGAGGAACGCGAACAGCAAcggcagagacgacgaatTCTCGCCGAGCAAGAGGCGCAAGTTGCGTTGCTGCAGAGCcaagtgcagagacagcgggaggGTGTagtggaggaggagaagcagctgcgaGAGATGCGAGCACAGCTGACGGCGGAGCGAGAAGCGATGGAGACCAGGTGGCAACAACTCGAGAAGCAGCACCAAGAActcgcggagaagaaggaaaagtgGAGGAAAACTGCGCAACATAAACGCGACGAACTCCAGGCGTTCAGTCACCGCATCCGCGCCGACAAAAAGGAACTCgatgaaaagaaaaaagaggttGCCAGGGACACCACAAGTCTCAAAGACAAAGTCGAAAGTGTGGAG AAAGAACAAGACCGTCTCAACCGGGAGAGGGTGGAACTCGAAGAAGTGCGTTTTGCTCTGGAtcgggagaaggcggaactGGATGCGCGGATTTCCGCCACtgaggacgagagacaccggctgaagaagaaagaagaagagttgaTTCGGCGCGAGACAAAAGCGCAGAGCAAAGAAGATGAGCTGAGGCGAGAGCAGCTGGAAGTGGAGAAGCGGACGCAGGCCGTGTCTCTgaaggcggaggaagaagagcagaaggaactggatcgtgtgtctctgtggagacagaagaacgaagagctCGATCGGCGCGCGCGCCTCGTCCacgaacaggagacagaTCTGGATGCGCGAACTCATGCGCTTCGCATGCAGGAGACCGAGCGCAAGcgggaggacgagagagagaagaagaagctgcagcagaTGCAGGAGACCTTTCtggaagacaagaaaagctTCGCGCGCGAGAAGGGCCGCGTGGAGGCGCagctcgacgaagagaagaagcgcctcgtggaggagaagaagactctggaggaggcgcgaggcaagtgggaggaagagaggcggcggGAGCATGCAGAGTttgagagaaagaagaaggtaTGGGAGGAGGAACGAAGTGCGAGAGTCGCCGAGCTCGCGGCAAAGGAGGAAGCGGttcgcgagaaagagaagcttctcgaggaagaggagaatcggagacgcgaagagatgaagaaactGACTCAAGAACTGCGggacgagaaggagcagaTTGCGCGACAGTTGGACGCAGACCGGGAGGACATGCGCGCGAGGCTTGgggcagagcgagagaaactcCACGAAGAACGACtccgaggagaagaggaactgcagaaagagagagaaagactcgAAACTCAGATGGAGCACCTCAAGGAGAAGGAG aGGGAGCTCGAAGGGGCGCAGAACcggtggaaagaagagcaggcGACTGTCGAGTCGCGTttgcgagaagcagaagagaaagttTTGCGAGACCGCGAGGTCCTGGCCCAGGAGCGAGAGGCgttcgaagaagaagtgaggagggagagagaacagttCCACGAAGAGCAGGAGGCGGTGCTCGCGGAGTTTCGCGCGCAACGACAGATGGCGGAGCGAGAGTTGGCTGAGCAAAAGGAGCAGCAAGAGGAGAtgctcgaggaagagcgacagcgCCTTCTGCAGGCCGAAGAGCGGCAGCAAGAGACGTACGCCGAGCAGATGAACCAGCTGCGGAACCTCGAAGAACAACTGCATCAGCAGAAGCTGCACCACCAGCAAGACGTGTCTCGACACCTCGAGCGGGAAGAGGCGCTGTTTGAGCGGGAACGCCGCCTGCGCGAGGAGGACCAGAGCGTCcaagacgagaagcagaagctgagcaaggagaagcaggcggTCGGCCAGCAGTGGAGGcagctggaggagacgcagagccagcagaagcaagaagaagcatcgctgaagaaggagcgagAGGCGCTCGAGGACAAGACGCGAGACCTGCGAGACCAGGTGCAGCGTGTGGCGGAGGTCGACGAGAAGCTGGCGCGCCTCCgtgaggcagaagacgcccTGGAAATCGAGCGGGCAGCtctggaggcggagaaggaaagtttcaggagagaaaaggaactgaTCGATGCCCAGGTCGGTGCGTGGCGCAGAAAACTCAgccagagagagcaagaggtGGGCCGGAGAGAGCGCGCTGCTTCGACGCGTCTTCGCGACATCGAGACTCAGGAAAAAGTACACAGAGTCCGCATGGAGGAGGACGGCAATGTCGTGAACCGAGGTGTGAAGCAGACCGCCAGTGGAGCTTTGACTATCCGCAGAggtccttctctcgcgagtGGCAGAGCCCCGAGTGTGTCTCGACAACCGCTGGCGCGGGAGAGGGGTGGAGACACGGTGACGCGCGAGGAGGCggcaaaggagagagaagaaaagaagccgGGGACGAACGCGCGAACCAGGTGTCtctccacagagagaaggagagagcaaaaAGGAAACGTCTCAGCGGGGGGACCGAAGGTGTCGGCAGGTCGCCGCACTGTGACGCCTGCAGAGGATCACggccgaggcagaagcgcGACGAAGCGGGGACAAGAcgcgggaggaagagagggagaagaaggggagaccAAGTCGGCGAACGGAGATGGCGGACGAAACCGCAAACGGCCGGGGGCAGCTGTTCGCGAGTCTTCGTCTGGAGACCAACACACCACAGGCGGAAAGAACGGCAAAGAGTTCGGAAAACGCAACGGAGTCGACAGAGTCTCTGGGCTTCTGCCAGCTCTCAGAGGCCAAAAGAGTGtggcagctgtctcctcaaCGAGGGCCTCATCGGTGGCGTGTGATGGAGACGAACATGAGACCGaaa CAGAGCGGTCGATCCAGGGCACAACGAAGTCACCCACGCAGGCTCTGCTTTCCAGCCCCGACCGCAGTGATCTTCCTCCCCAGAAGAGTgcccctttttctctctccggctCTCCGCAGGTTTCTCTTGCAACGAAAGGACTGACGGAACACACCAGGGGCGCTTCAGACAGAGCGGAagagggtgaagaagaagcggaaaggaaagacagaaacagggGGAGGCTGTTGCACAGCTCCCGTACCACAGCAGAAGCCAAGCCGAGCTCTCAGTTGCACCGCACGCCTTTCttggacgaagaagaaagtgtCTCTTCGGTGTCGGCCGGGAGAACGCGGGCTGGCGAAAGCGTCCCGGAGGCGACAGAgcgggggagaagaaaggaacaaaGAGAGCAGGGAGACTCAGAGCGCAAGACGGAGTCTGGCTCAAGTCGCGGAGTCGTGGACGGCAGCGGGAGTGCCCGCGTGTGGGAGAATCGTGAAAGGAGATCACGactggagagcgaagaaaggcaagaggacagaaggcgagagaccgGCGAGGACGAGGTCGTTTTCCAGAATATCTTCGAGCCCGGCAACT cGAGCACTTTCGCACGTGAAACCTTCCCGCGTATCTCGCACTTGGCGGCAAGTCGACAGAGTTGCAGTTCGAGTGGTTTGTCTCATCCTCTCccggcttcctctgcttctcggcaGTCGCCTGAGAAGGCGGGTcgtgcttcttcgtcgacctACTCACCGTACACGTTCCGCTATTCTTCGTTCCTGAAGCAGCAAGCGTCCTCTTTGaccgaagagggagacagagaaggcgaggaagcgaagaggaggaatcCAAGCAATGAGCCTGAAATGTCTGGGTccccttgtctctccttcgcagAGAAGTCGTCTGCCTCCGAGGGACGCCCGTTCTCTTCTAGGTGTCCAGAGTTGCTGCCCACCTCGGCGTctccggagagacaggcagaggaCGACGGAAAGCAGGCGactcgtgtctctccctctttctcctcacagagttctctctgtgtctcgcctgTGTCGCTGAATGGCCTGTCGCTGGGGACGCTCGACCGCAGCCGCGTGACCAGGAGccaggagacactggaggAAGGTGAGAACGAGGTGTCTGCGACACGAGATGTGGGCGCGAGGAACGGTGGACAGGCCGAGAAACGGAGCACTGTGTCCTTGAATCGGCAAGGACCGTCGGCaccctcttcgtcgtcgttttGCTCTTCGTACAGCCTCCCGCAGGCAGCCTCCAGAATTTCTGCGAGCGTCCTTCGGCGGGAAGAACGGTCAATGCTGTCTGTCGAGAGGAAcggggaagacgaaacagaaaggcGCCGACATGAAGAGCATCGAGAAGTGTCTGTGGTAGGCGGTGGGTCTTcgagtctctcctcgcaGACACGAGTGAATGAAATCGTgtacagaagagaaggaacaggggCTCACGCAAAGCGAGGCAGAGGGGACAGCGAGTGCGTCCTCTCCGGGAAGCGCGACGGTTTTTCTGGACGAGAAACGCTGTCAAGGACTCCGCTCACGTCGCCCAGTGGAGTCGTgggacaggagagaagtgTGCTCTCGCGTGCGGGATGtaaagaacaagagaaagaaggaagaacttCACAGGCGTCACCTCATCAACTGCAGAGCCCTCGAAGTCGACAGGCTTGGAAAGATCGTCTTGCCGCAGCTTGTGCACCGAGAACATCGGTTCctctcgaagaagcagaagacgacacGGAGGTCGGGTCCCCCTTTCTGAACTCGCTCCGTAGTCAAAGAAACACCCGGAAAGAAGGGGagtcgtcttttttctcgtcctctgtaTACCggcgacgcgaagaagacgaacgaagaagcaaaggcACCTTGATcaggaagaacggagaagccgGCAGCGCTGGATCCTTCAATGCGAGAGAATCGGTAATCTCCCACCTGTCCGCTTTCAATTCAGCTGAAGACAACTCAGATTGTGGGAGTGGCGAGAACAGTAGCCTTTCCGGATTGGGATCTTCGACAAGGATCAGCACAGGAAGGGGAAAGTCGTCGCTTTCGGGGCGATGA